The sequence CAAGTGATCCTGAGAAGAACGTTGCTTCAATATCTGCCCTTGCTCTCTTAAAGATGCTCAATGTGGAAGTGGGATTTAACATGAAATTAAAAAAGAGAATAAGGCCTAAAAGCGGGCTTGGAAGCTCTGGGGCTTCAGCTATAGGCGGGGCACTGGCTGTGGCAAATGTCCTTGGGGTTCGAGATAAGAATCTCATAATAAAAGCTGCTCTTGAGGGAGAAAAAGCAGCATCTGGTAGTGCCCATGGGGATAACGTGGTTCCAGCTCTGTTTGGTGGCTTTACAATTTTAAAATCTCTACACTATCTTGAGGTGTTTAAGCTTGATGTTGACTTTGAACTCGTCGTGGTTCTTCCAGAGGTTGAGGTTAGCACAAGGAAAGCAAGATCTGTTTTACCAAGAGATATTCCGCTAGGTGACGCTGTTAAGAACTTGGCCCTAGCAAGTGCTTTGATTTCAGCACTGAAGGAGGGAGATTTGGAGACAGTTGGAAGGCTCCTGGATGACTATTTGGTTATTCCATACAGAAAGCCCCTCATACCTTGGTTTGATAAAGTCAGAAAAGCAGCTTTGGAGAGTGGAGCTTATGGGGTTTCTTTATCCGGTTCTGGACCGGCCATGTTTGCTTTGGGAGAAGATTTGCGCAACATTGGAAAGTCAATGGTTGAGGCCTTTGAGAGTGAAGGGATTAGGGCAGAGTATTTTATAACAAAAGTGGGAGGTGGGGCAAAATGCTCAGGTGTATAGAATGTGGAAAAGAGTATGGAGAAAATGAAGTTAGGTATAGATGTGACTGCGGAGGTCTGCTGGAGGTAGTCATTGATTTGGGCAAAGTTGAAAACGTCTTTGATGGGAGGAACATAACATTGTGGAAGTATGAGAGTTTTATTCCTGTTGAAAGGAGAGTTTCTCTCAATGAAGGGGGAACACCTCTGTATCGTCTGGAAAATCTTCAAAAAGAGCTGGGAATAGTAGAACTTTACGTCAAAAATGAAGGTGCAAATCCAACAGGCTCTTTTAAGGATAGGGGAATGACCGTGGGTGTTAGCAAAGCTTTGGAACTTGGCATGGATAAAGTCATTTGCGCCTCAACGGGCAACACTTCGGCTTCTTTAGCCGCTTATTCAGCAAAAGCGGGGATAAAAAGTTACGTCCTTGTTCCAAGTGGAAAAATTGCACTGGGAAAACTGGCCCAAGCGATAGTATATGGTGCAAAAGTTGTTCCGGTTAAAGGGAACTTTGATGATGCTTTGAGAGTTGTTGTTAAGGCCAGTAGAGAACTTGGAGTTTACATGCTTAACTCAATAAATCCCTTCCGGTTAGAAGGCCAAAAGACTATAGCTTTTGAGATTTTTGATCAGCTGGGGTTTGTTCCAGACAATATAATCCTACCCGTAGGAAACGCTGGTAACATTTCAGCCATCTGGAAAGGCTTTAAAGAATTATTCCAAGCAGGATTTATCGATGAATTGCCAAGGATGATTGGAATCCAAGCTGAAGGAGCATCACCCTTGGCAAAAGCTTGGAAAGAGAAAAAGGAATTTAAGCCCGAAGAAAAGCCAGATACAGTGGCTACAGCAATAAGGATTGGGAATCCTGCTAATTGGAGAAAGGCCTGGCTTGCTGCTGAAGAGTCAAAGGGATTCTTTGAGAGTGTTAGTGATGAGGAGATTCTTAGGGCCCAAAAACTTCTCGCATCAAAAGAAGGAATTTTCGTTGAACCGGCATCGGCATCTTCCTTGGCTGGGTTAGTTAAGTTGAAAGAGCTTGACCTGATTAATTCAGATGAGAGCTATGTTTTAATTACAACAGGACATGGGCTGAAAGACCCAAAC comes from Thermococcus litoralis DSM 5473 and encodes:
- a CDS encoding homoserine kinase, whose translation is MKVLAPATIANFGPGFDVFGLCLAKPVDVIVFKESDEVTLEVEGFDVPSDPEKNVASISALALLKMLNVEVGFNMKLKKRIRPKSGLGSSGASAIGGALAVANVLGVRDKNLIIKAALEGEKAASGSAHGDNVVPALFGGFTILKSLHYLEVFKLDVDFELVVVLPEVEVSTRKARSVLPRDIPLGDAVKNLALASALISALKEGDLETVGRLLDDYLVIPYRKPLIPWFDKVRKAALESGAYGVSLSGSGPAMFALGEDLRNIGKSMVEAFESEGIRAEYFITKVGGGAKCSGV
- the thrC gene encoding threonine synthase; this encodes MLRCIECGKEYGENEVRYRCDCGGLLEVVIDLGKVENVFDGRNITLWKYESFIPVERRVSLNEGGTPLYRLENLQKELGIVELYVKNEGANPTGSFKDRGMTVGVSKALELGMDKVICASTGNTSASLAAYSAKAGIKSYVLVPSGKIALGKLAQAIVYGAKVVPVKGNFDDALRVVVKASRELGVYMLNSINPFRLEGQKTIAFEIFDQLGFVPDNIILPVGNAGNISAIWKGFKELFQAGFIDELPRMIGIQAEGASPLAKAWKEKKEFKPEEKPDTVATAIRIGNPANWRKAWLAAEESKGFFESVSDEEILRAQKLLASKEGIFVEPASASSLAGLVKLKELDLINSDESYVLITTGHGLKDPNIIIENFSLSEPIEPTLSAFKEVL